The genome window TTGCTGATTATCAAGCGATTGCAGCTATTTTCGGAACCATGGAGGACATGGATGAGCTGATAGCAGAAGCTAAGAAGCGTGATATCCGTATTATCATGGACTTGGTGGTCAATCATACCTCAGATGAACATGCCTGGTTTGTCGAGGCCTGTGAAAATCCTGACAGCCCTGAGCGTGACTACTATATCTGGCGGGATGAGCCCAATGATTTGGAGTCTATTTTTAGTGGCTCTGCTTGGGAATACGATGAAAAGTCAGGGCAATACTATCTCCACTTTTTCAGCAAGAAACAGCCCGATCTCAACTGGGAGAACGAAAAACTGCGCCAGAAAATCTATGAGATGATGAACTTCTGGATTGATAAAGGCATTGGCGGTTTCCGTATGGATGTTATTGACATGATTGGGAAAATTCCTGACGAGAAGGTAGTGAACAATGGTCCCATGCTCCATCCCTATCTCAAGGAAATGAATCAGGCGACCTTTGGCGACAAAGATCTCTTGACAGTAGGAGAGACCTGGGGAGCAACGCCAGAGATTGCTAAGCTCTACTCGGATCCAAAGGGACAAGAATTGTCTATGGTCTTCCAGTTTGAACACATCTGTCTTCAGTATCAGGAAGGGCAACCTAAGTGGTATTACCAAAAAGAGCTGAATATCAGTAAGTTAAAAGAAATCTTCAACAAATGGCAGACAGAGTTAGGAGTTGAGGACGGCTGGAATTCTCTCTTCTGGAACAATCATGACCTCCCTCGTATTGTCTCTATCTGGGGAAATGACCAAGAATACCGTGAAAAATCTGCTAAAGCCTTTGCGATTTTGCTTCATCTCATGAGAGGGACCCCCTATATCTACCAGGGTGAAGAGATTGGGATGACAAACTATCCGTTTGAAACACTGGACCAAGTAGAAGATATTGAATCTCTCAACTATGCGCGTGAAGCTCTTGAAAAAGGCGTTTCTATAGAGGAAATCATGGACAGCATCCGTGTCATCGGGCGTGATAATGCTCGTACCCCAATGCAATGGGACGAGAGCAAAAATGCTGGTTTCTCAACAGGTCAACCTTGGTTGGCAGTTAATCCGAACTATCAAGCAATCAATGTTCAAGAAGCACTGGCAAATCCAGATTCTATTTTCTATACCTATCAGAAGCTGGTTCAGATCCGTAAGGAAAATAGCTGGCTGATTCGAGCTGACTTTGAACTACTTGATACGGCTGACAAGGTCTTTGCCTATATCCGCAAGGACGGAGACCGTCGTTTCCTAGTCGTGGCTAATTTGTCCAATGAAAAACAAGATTTTTCAGTAGAAGGAAAAGTGAAATCTGTCTTGATTGAAAACACTGTGGCTCAAGAAGCGCTTGAGAAACAGACCTTGGCTCCATGGGATGCCTTCTGTGTGGAAATGACTGACTAAAATGAGAGAACCTCAAGTTTCAAAAGCTTGAGGTTTTTTACTAAAAATTGTGTAGAAAAATCTTAAAAAAATATTTGTTAGAATTTTCTAAAAAATCTGGCGAAAGTCCTTGCTTTTATGAAAAAATAGGGTATAATGGTGAAAACACTATCTTTAAGGAGATTACTTATGAAATCGAAAAAGTGGCTCTTAGGAGCAGGTGCTGTCTTGAGTGCAGCCCTTCTGTTAACTGCTTGTGGGCAAAGCGAAAAGAAGGCTGATGCTCCCAAGACATTTTCTTATGTCTATGCAATAGATCCATCATCTTTGGACTACAGCGTGACGAGCAAGAGCTCAACTTCTGACGTTATAGCCAACGTTGTCGATGGCCTCTTGGAAAATGATAAGTATGGGAACTTAATTCCATCACTTGCAGAAGACTGGTCCGTTTCTAAAGATGGCTTGACCTATACCTACAAACTTCGTAAGGGCGTAAAATGGTATACTTCTGATGGAGAAGAATACGCTGAAGTCAAGGCTCAAGACTTTGTTACAGGTCTGAAACACGCAGCTGACGGTAAATCAGACGGCCTCTCTCTCCTTCAAGATTCTATCAAAGGCTTGGCTGCCTACATCAGTGGTGAAAGCAATGACTTTTCTACTGTAGGAGTTAAGGCTGTTGATGATTACACGGTAGAATACACGCTCAACAAACCAGAAAGTTTCTGGAACTCTAAAGTTACAACTGCAACCATGCTTCCAGTTAATGAAGAGTTTTTGAATTCTAAAGGGAGCGACTACGGTGCGCCAACACCATCAAGTATTCTTTATAACGGTCCTTATTTCTTGAAATCATTGACTTCAAAATCAGTCATCGAATATGAAAAGAATCCAAACTACTGGGATAAGGACAATGTTAAGATTGACAACATCAAACTAACTTTCTATGATGGTTCCGACCAAGAATCTTTGATTCGCAGCTTTACACAAGGTGCTTATACAACAGCTCGTCTCTTCCCAACAAGCTCAAACTTTGAATCAACTAAAAAAGAGTACGGCGATAAGATTGTCTACAGTCCACAAGAAGCGACAAGCTACTATCTCACTGTTAACGTAAACCGTCAATCTTACAATAAAACAGCCAAAACAGACGAAGTTCAAAAAACATCAACCAAAGAAGCTCTTCTCAACAAGAACTTCCGTCAGGCACTGAACTTTGCCCTTGACCGTCACTCTTACACTGCTCAGTTGAATGGTGAAGAAGGGGCGGACAAGATTATCCGTAATAGCCTAGTACCTCATGACTACGTTCAAGTAGGTGAAAAGACCTTTGGAGAGTTGGCTCAGGCAGAGCTCGTTTCTTATGGTGACCAGTGGAAAGATGTAGCCCTTACAGATGGCAAGGATACGATTTATAGTCCTGAAAAAGCTAAGGCAGCCTTTGCAAAGGCTAAGGCAGAATTGCAGGCCAAGGGTGTGACCTTCCCAATCCGTTTGGACATCCCCGTTGAACAAACAGATGTAATCGCGGTTCAACAGACTAACTCACTCAAGCAGTCTATCGAGTCAACACTTGGTACAGAGAATGTCATCGTCGATGTCCTTCAAATGACAGATAATGAAAAAATGAGTATTACGTCTCAAGCTAAGGTTCCAGCACAAAAAGACTATGACTTGAACGGAACTGGTTGGGGACCAGACTATCAGGACCCAGCTACCTACCTAAACATTCTTGATGCTAAGAAGGGTTCTGCCCTTAAACACTTGGGTATCACCCGTGGAAAAGACCCAGAAGTGATGGCTCAAGTCGGTCTAGACGAATACAAGAAACTCTTGGATGATGCCGCAGCTGAAACCAGTGACCTCAATAAGCGTTATGAGAAATACGCTAAAGCTCAAGCTTGGGTATCAGATAGCTCACTCTTAATCCCAGTAGCTTCTTCAGGTGGTTCTCCAACTGTTAGCCGAACTGTACCGTTCTCAAAAGCATACTCACAAGTCGGAATCAAGGGAGATCCATTTGTCTTCAAAGGTTTGGAGCTGCAAAAGGATGTCGTAACTACAAAAGAATACGAAGAAGCTCTCAAGAAATGGCAGAAAGAAAAGATTGAAACAAATGCCAAATACCAAAAAGAGCTAGAAAAACACGTCAAGTAATCTATAAATAGAAAAGGAAGTTGCAGAAACTGTGCTTCCTTTTTTATTTTGAGATACCAGTTGTCATAAAAGCAGTAACTTTACATTTTTGAATAAATTTGATAAAATATGCCTATGTTATAAAAAGTGACATAAAGGAGTGAATGATGAAAATGAAAAAAAGACTTATCGGGACAGGTCTTGTCTTAGCGACAGGGATTTTGCTCTCGGCATGTGGACAGTCCAACACAGATACAAGCACTTATTCATCCACATTTAGTGCGAATCCGACAACTTTTAACTATCTTCTAGATTATTATGCGGATAACACTGCCGTTATTACCAATCTTGTAGATGGTTTGCTGGAAAATGATAGCTATGGCAATCTAACGCCAGCTCTAGCTGAAGATTGGTCTGTTTCAGCAGATGGTTTGACCTATACCTACAAACTCAGAAAAGATTCCAAGTGGTATACGGCTGATGGTGAGGAATATGCTTCAGTCAAAGCTCAGGATTTTGTCGCTGGGATCAAATATGCTGCGGACAACAAGGGGCAAGCCATGGATCTCATTCAAAATTCTATCAAGGGATTGAATGACTATGTGACAGGTGCGACCAATGACTTCACAACAGTTGGTGTCAAAGCCTTGGATGACTACACAGTCGAGTATACTTTGACACGGCCAGAACCTTATTGGAACTCAAAAACAACCAATAGTATCCTTTTCCCAGTCAACGAAGAGTTCTTGAAATCAAAGGATAAAGATTTTGGTACCTTGACACCAGACAGTATCCTTTATAATGGACCATATCTGTTAAAAGATTTTACATCAAAATCTTCGATCGAATATGTGAAGAATCCACACTATTATGACCATGATAAAGTAACCATTGAAAAAGTTAAACTGGCTTATTTTGATGGCTCTGATCAGGAGATGACCATTCGAAACTTTGAAAGTGGTGCTTACTCGATTGCAGGAGTCTATCCAAATAGTTCGAACTATGCTAAGACGAAAGAAAAATACCAAGACAATATCGTTTATAGCTTGCAGGACAAGACTTCTTGGTACTTCAACTTTAACGTTAACCGTAAAGCCTATAACCATACTGCAAAAACATCAGATCAACAAAAGAACTCAACGCAAACAGCTATCTTAAATAAAAATTTCCGTCAGGCTATCAACTTTGGTATTAATCGAACAGCCTACTCTGCCCAATCTAACGGTGAAGAAGCGGCAAGTAAGACCCTTCGAAATACCCTTGTTCCCCTAACATTTGTCCAGGTGGGAGATAAGACTTTTGGAGAAGTAACAGCTTCTAAGCTTGTGAACTACGGAACTGAGTGGTCAGGTATCAATTTGGCAGATGCTCAAGATGCCTACTTTAACAAGGAAAAGGCCCAAGCAAAATTTGCGGAAGCCAAAAAGGAATTGGAAGCCCAAGGCGTGACTTTCCCAATCCATTTGGATGTCCCTGTTGATCAGACGAATAAAAATGCGGTCTCTGGTATGAACTCGGTTAAACAAACCCTTGAAACAGTACTAGGTTCTGACAATATCGTCATTGATGTTCAACAGCTTTCGACAGATGACTTTGGAAATGTCGCCTTCCTAGCACCAAATCCAGCAGCTCGTGATTACGACCTAAACTTTGATGGTTGGGTTGGTGATTACCAGGATCCATCAACTTATTTAGATCCCTTCAACGCTGAAACTGGCTTCTATCTCAAGATTTTTGGTATTGACGCCAAGGATGACCAAGAGCTCATCAAGAGTCTAGGGTTAGATACCTATACACAACTCCTGAAAGAAGCAGATGCTGAGAACAAAGATGTCGCTAAGCGTTATGAAAAATACGCTGAAGCTCAAGCTTGGATGATCGACAATTCTCTGGTCATGTCTGCTATGTCAAATGGTGGTACAGCCTCTGTAACCAAAGTAACTCCGTTTACACGTGCCTACTCTCTAGTGGGAATCAAGGGTGACGGAAATAATTACAAGTACATGAGATTACAAAAAGATCCTGTTACCAAGAAACAATTTGATGAAGCCAAGGCTAAGTGGGAAGCAGAAAGTAAAAAAGCTATCGAAAAGAGCCAAAAAGAGTTTAAAAATCATATCAAATAAAAAGTTAAATAAGGTCTCTTGCAAGGAACCTTATTTTTGTTTGCTCAAGCTCCTAAATAATGAAAGCGGCTACTTCAAAATATAGCTAAGAAAAAATGAATGAAAACGCTGAGAATTGTGGGAATGAATGGAATTTACTCTACTTTTGTGATATAATTACTTTAATTATTATAGTATAGGGGAGTGTCATGACGAAACGTTCAAAGAGATCTCGCTCAGGAAAAGTAAAGCGAAGCGTTAACATAGCCTTGTTAGCTATTTATCTATTGTTGGCTGGCTTTTTATTGTTTTTGATTTTTAAATACCATATCCTTGCTTTTAGATATCTTAATCTAGTGGCAACTGCGTTAGTTCTACTAGTTGCCTTAGTAGGGTTGCTCTTGATTATCTATAAAAAAGCTGAAAAGTTTACCATTTTTCTGTTGGTGCTCTCTATCCTTGCCAGCTCTGTGTCGCTCTTTGCAGTACAGCAGTTTGTTGGACTGACCAATCGTTTAAATGCGACTTCTAATTACTCAGAATATTCGATCAGTGTCGCTGTTTTAGCAGATAGTGAGATTGGGAATGTTACGCAACTGACGAGTGTGACAGCACCGACTGGGACTGATAATGAAAATATTCAAAAACTACTAGCTGATATCAAATCGAGTCAGAATACCGATTTGACGGTCAATCAGAGTTCGTCTTACTTGGCAGCTTACAAGAGCTTGATTGCAGGAGATACCAAAGCCATTGTCCTAAATAGTGTCTTTGAAAATATCATCGAGTCAGAGTATCCTGATTACGCATCGAAGATAAAAAAGATTTATACCAAGGGATTCACTAAAAAAGTAGAAGCTCCTAAGACGTCTAAGAATCAGTCTTTCAATATCTATGTTAGTGGAATTGATACTTATGGTCCAATTAGTTCGGTGTCGCGTTCAGATGTCAATATCCTGATGACTGTCAATCGAGATACCAAGAAAATCCTCTTGACCACAACGCCACGTGATGCTTATATACCAATCGCAGATGGTGGAAATAATCAAAAGGATAAATTGACCCATGCAGGCATTTATGGAGTAGACTCGTCGATTCATACCCTGGAAAACCTATATGGGGTTGATATCAATTACTATGTCCGATTGAACTTTACTTCATTTTTGAAATTGATTGATTTGTTGGGTGGGGTAGATGTTTATAATGATCAGGAATTTACCGCACACACTAATGGGAAGTACTATCCAGTTGGAAATGTCCACTTAGATTCTGAGCAGGCTCTGGGATTTGTTCGTGAGCGCTACTCCCTAGCAGATGGTGATCGTGACCGCGGGCGCAATCAACAAAAGGTGATTGTGGCTATCCTTCAAAAATTAACTTCGACCGAAGCACTGAAAAATTATAGTACGATCATTGATAGCTTGCAAGATTCTATCCAAACAAACATGCCACTTGAGACCATGATGAACTTGGTCAATGCTCAGTTAGAAAGTGGTGGAACTTACAAAGTGAATTCGCAAGACTTGAAGGGTACGGGACGGATGGATCTTCCTTCCTATGCGATGCCAGATAGTAACCTCTATATGATGGAAATTAACGACAGTAGCCTTGCATCTGTCAAAACTGCTATTCAGGACGTGTTGGAGGGCAGATGAAATGATTGATATTCATTCGCACATTGTCTTTGATGTAGATGATGGTCCCAAGTCGAGAGAGGAAAGCAAGGCTCTCTTGACGGAAGCCTACAGGCAGGGGGTGCGAACCATTGTCTCTACCTCTCATCGTCGCAAGGGCATGTTTGAAACTCCAGAAGAGAAGATAGCAGAAAACTTTCTTCAGGTTCGGGAAATAGCTAAGGAAGTCGCGAGTGACTTGGTCATTGCTTATGGGGCTGAAATTTACTACACACCAGATGTTTTGGATAAGCTGGAAAAAAATCGGATTCCGACCCTCAATAATAGTCGTTATGCCTTGATAGAGTTTAGTATGAATACTTCTTATCGCGATATTCATAGTGCCTTGAGTAAAATATTGATGTTGGGGATTACTCCAGTTATTGCTCACATTGAGCGTTATGATGCACTTGAAAATGATGAAAAACGCGTTCGAGAGCTGATCGATATGGGCTGTTACACGCAAGTAAATAGTTCACATGTCCTCAAACCCAAACTTTTTGGAGAACGTTATAAATTCATGAAAAAAAGAGCGCAGTATTTCTTGGAGCGTGATTTGGTTCATGTGATTGCAAGTGATATGCACAATCTAGACGGTAGACCTCCTCATATGGCAAAAGCATATGACCTTGTTTCCCAAAACTACGGAGAAGCGAAGGCTCAGGAACTTTTTATAGACAATCCTCGAAAAATTGTAATGGATCAACTAATTTAGGAGAAATGATGAAAGAACAAAACACGATAGAAATTGATGTATTTCAATTACTTAAAACCTTGTGGAAACGCAAGCTAATAATTTTATTAGTGGCACTTGTGACAGGTGCGGGAGCTTTTGCATATAGCACTTTTATTGTTAAGCCAAAATATACGAGTACCACGCGTATTTACGTAGTCAACCGTAATCAAGGAGATAAGCCAGGACTAACGAATCAGGACTTGCAGGCAGGATCTTATCTGGTAAAAGACTACCGCGAAATTATCCTTTCGCAAGATGTATTGGAAAAGGTAGCGACAAATTTGAAATTGGATATGCCAGCAAAAACGTTAGCTAGCAAAGTTCAAGTGACTGTACCAGCTGACACTCGTATCGTCTCAATTTCTGTCAAGGATAAACAACCAGAGGAAGCCAGTCGCATTGCTAATTCTCTACGAGAAGCTGCTGCAGAAAAGATCATCACTGTTACGCGAGTATCTGATGTAACGACACTTGAAGAAGCGCGACCAGCTACGACTCCCTCTTCTCCAAATGTTCGACGCAACACCTTGTTTGGTTTTCTTGGAGGAGTCGTCGTAACAGTAATTACTGTTCTTTTGATTGAGTTACTCGATACCCGTGTGAAACGTCCTGAAGATGTCGAAGATGTACTACAAATTCCACTTCTAGGGGTCGTTCCAGATTTGGACAAAATGAAATAGGAGGAAGTTATGCCAACGTTAGAAATCTCACAGGCAAAATTGGATCTTGTAAAAAAGGCGGAGGAATATTATAACGCTTTGTGCACGAACCTACAGTTAAGTGGAGATGATTTGAAAGTATTTTCTATCACTTCTGTGAAACCAGGAGAAGGAAAATCAACGACTTCCACTAATATCGCTGGGGCTTTTGCGCGTGCAGGTTACAAAACGCTGCTGATTGATGGAGATATTCGCAATTCTGTTATGTCAGGTGTCTTTAAAGCAAGGGATAAAATTACAGGTCTGACAGAATTTCTATCAGGAACTACAGACCTGTCACAAGGGCTTTGTGATACCAATATCGAAAATCTCTTTGTAATTCAGGCTGGCTCTGTGTCACCGAATCCGACAGCTCTTCTTCAAAGTAAGAATTTCAGTACAATGCTTGAAACCTTGCGTAAATATTTTGACTACATCATTGTAGATACTGCTCCTGTCGGTGTCGTGATTGATGCGGCTATCATTACGCGAAAATGTGATGCTTCTATTTTAGTGACAGCAGCAGGTGAAACAAATCGACGAGATATTCAAAAAGCGAAAGAACAGTTGGAACACACAGAGAAGCCGTTTTTGGGAGTTGTGTTGAATAAATTCGATACTTCAGTAGACAAATACGGTTCTTATGGAAATTATGGAGATTACGGGAAAGAGTAAACCAGTTTGTAGTAGCAAAACTAATTGAGATACTTATCATGGGGAAGGGGTTAAGGTGAAAAGAAACAGCATTATCTATATTAGCATAAAACGAGTTATGGATGTTCTTATTGGCTTGTTTGGAACAATATTCATAGTCTTGCCCTGTTTTCTAATAATTTATATTATCTATAAAATAAAAGGTTATAAAGGGAGTATATTTTTTACACAATACAGAGTGGGGTTAAGAGGGAAAAAATTTAAAATTATTAAATTTAGATCAATGGTTGAAAATGCTGAAGAAGTTTTGACCGCAAATAAAGCACTCTATGAAAAATATATAAATAACAGTTATAAATTACCTCCAAATGAGGATCCTCGTCTTACCAATATCGGAGATTTTATAAGAAAAACGAGTATTGATGAAATTCCTCAATTTATAAATTTAATGTTAGGTGATATGAGTCTTATTGGACCTAGACCGATTTTAGAGAATGAGTTAGAGGAGTATTCTAAGGAAGAACAGGAAGTTTTGTTATCTGTACGACCAGGTATTACAGGGATGTGGCAAGTTTCTGGTAGGAGTGAGGTATATTATCCTGAACGCTGTGAAATGGAGCTGTACTATCCTCGGAACCAATCCTTTTTGTTGGATGTCAAAATCTTCTTTTTGACAATAAAAAAAGTTCTGTCTGGAGAAGGGGCTCATTGATGTATGAGCTAAATCATCTAGCAAAAAATAGATAGAAAGATGAAGTTGAATACGAATAACGTTTCTTGGGTATTCGTATTCATTTTTTCAAGTGAAGGAAGCATTATGAATAAGTGGATTTGATCTAGTGTTTTTTGCTTGAAAAAATGAATGGGAATTCAATCTAAAGAATTGTCCAGTGAGGCAAGATTTTAGGAATTGGAGTTAGGATGTAGAAATGTCAAAAAAGTATAAAATTATAGTAGCTACTCATAAAAGATTTCAAATGCCAGACGATAAGGACTTATATGTTCCTGTTCAGGTTGGCAGTGAAGGAAAGGAAAATTTATGCTACCAACGAGATGATCAAGGTAATCATATCTCACACCTCAATCCTTATTATTGTGAATTGACAGGATTATACTGGGCTTGGAAAAATTTAGAATGTGATTATCTTGGATTGGTACATTACCGTAGATATTTCACATCAAAACGACACACATATAGAGAAGCAATTAGTATGGATGATATTATTCTTTCAAAGTCAGAAGTCAAAAACTTGCTGTCAAAATACGATGTTGTTGTTCCTAAAAAAAGGAAATATTATATTGAAACGCTATACTCACACTATGCACATACTCATGATGCCAATCATTTAGACGTGACACGTCAGATTGTTAGCGAATTGAGACCGGATTATATCGTCGCTTTTGATCAGGTCATGAAGCAACGCAGTGGCTATATGTTCAATATGTTTATCATGTCCAAAGAAAATGTAGCAGCCTATTGTGAATGGTTGTTCCCGATTATCGATGAACTCTATAGAAGATTGGACGTTACAGGCTATTCTGCTTTTGACGCTAGATTATTTGGTCGTATTAGTGAACGATTGTTCAATGTTTGGTTGGCAAAACAAGATTTGCGGGTAAAAGAGATACCGTTTATCTATATGGAGAAAATTGACTTGATTCAAAAAGGAAAATCCTTCCTACAAGCAAAATTCTTCGGGAAAAAATATGGACAGAGTTTTTAGATAGGGATGAATAATAAGGATGAAAGTAGTACTAAAAATAAAATCTGTACCAGAACTTTTGGCTCTTGTTGCCTTAGGAATGTTTTTAATCGTTTCAATATTAGATGTGACTTTTTATGCTCAATATCTACCTAGAATAGTATCTAAACTAGTGATAGCTCTATCACTCTTTATATTATCTATAAAAGAATTGTTTAAAAGAAATTATGATTATAGAGCTGTTATAGGATTGTGTATAACATCTTTAATTTATCTCATTGTAGGAAAAATAAATGGTTTTAGTTCTAATGTTGCAATAGGGATATTATTCATTTATGCATTGCGTGATATTTCTTTTAAGAGTGTAGCAAAAACATCCATCATAATAAGTATTTTCTTGTTATCATTTGTAATAATCAGTGCAAAATTAGGGGTTATATCTAATTATCTAGAGATATCAGGGGCTCGAGTCCGTAGCTATTTAGGTTTTAGGTATGCATTATTTCCGTCAATTTTACTGATGAATATAGTTGCCATTTCATTGTACTTAAAGAAAGATAAGATTTATTATTGGCAGTGGTTCTTTTTGGCACTTTGTACTTACTGGGTATATGATCAAACCGATTCCCGGTTGACATTTTATAGTTCTTGTATACTATTGGTCTGCAATTTATTAATAAAATGGATTCCCAATTTATTCACTAACTTAGGAAATATATTTAATATTTTTAAACTAACTTTTATTGTAAATGCAATAGCAAGTTTTTGGCTTGTGCAAATCTATCTAAATTCAACTAATTCTTTTGTCAATAATTTTCTTTTTAAATTAAACTATATGTTGGGTGGTCGTATTTATTTAGCAAACAAATCTCTCCAACTTTATGGTTATGGCTTGTTCGGTAGATCAGTTGAATGGAATGGTAATGCTCTTACTATTGAAGGTGTAAGAAATGATCAGACATACTTGTATGTGGACAATTTATACATTCAAATTTCACAAAAATACGGTTTACTAATTCTAGCATTGATGATCTCGCTTCTAACTTTAACTTTATTTAAAGTAATTAAAAGTCGCCAATGGGTTCTTGCTTTTATTTTGATATTGATGAGTTTTCATTCCATGATTGATGATTTGAATTTGTACCTTCATTACAATATTTTTTGGATATTGTTAGGTAGTTTAATCTACCCAGATTATCAGTTTTCTGATGAAAGTGATGAAGAGTTAAGGGGAAATTCGTTTGAAAAAATCATATAGTGAAATGCTAAGAAGTATTTAACGAGAACTTAAAAGATCATGGACTGGGAAGGCGGTTTTATTTCGATTTATATAGGAGGAAAGTATGTCGGATATCAAAATCATTCAAGATAA of Streptococcus oralis contains these proteins:
- a CDS encoding sugar transferase; the encoded protein is MDVLIGLFGTIFIVLPCFLIIYIIYKIKGYKGSIFFTQYRVGLRGKKFKIIKFRSMVENAEEVLTANKALYEKYINNSYKLPPNEDPRLTNIGDFIRKTSIDEIPQFINLMLGDMSLIGPRPILENELEEYSKEEQEVLLSVRPGITGMWQVSGRSEVYYPERCEMELYYPRNQSFLLDVKIFFLTIKKVLSGEGAH
- a CDS encoding DUF4422 domain-containing protein; protein product: MSKKYKIIVATHKRFQMPDDKDLYVPVQVGSEGKENLCYQRDDQGNHISHLNPYYCELTGLYWAWKNLECDYLGLVHYRRYFTSKRHTYREAISMDDIILSKSEVKNLLSKYDVVVPKKRKYYIETLYSHYAHTHDANHLDVTRQIVSELRPDYIVAFDQVMKQRSGYMFNMFIMSKENVAAYCEWLFPIIDELYRRLDVTGYSAFDARLFGRISERLFNVWLAKQDLRVKEIPFIYMEKIDLIQKGKSFLQAKFFGKKYGQSF
- a CDS encoding polymerase codes for the protein MKVVLKIKSVPELLALVALGMFLIVSILDVTFYAQYLPRIVSKLVIALSLFILSIKELFKRNYDYRAVIGLCITSLIYLIVGKINGFSSNVAIGILFIYALRDISFKSVAKTSIIISIFLLSFVIISAKLGVISNYLEISGARVRSYLGFRYALFPSILLMNIVAISLYLKKDKIYYWQWFFLALCTYWVYDQTDSRLTFYSSCILLVCNLLIKWIPNLFTNLGNIFNIFKLTFIVNAIASFWLVQIYLNSTNSFVNNFLFKLNYMLGGRIYLANKSLQLYGYGLFGRSVEWNGNALTIEGVRNDQTYLYVDNLYIQISQKYGLLILALMISLLTLTLFKVIKSRQWVLAFILILMSFHSMIDDLNLYLHYNIFWILLGSLIYPDYQFSDESDEELRGNSFEKII